One window from the genome of Cryobacterium sp. GrIS_2_6 encodes:
- a CDS encoding CBS domain-containing protein, producing the protein MVDSQGKQLAKLADVIVRLRGDDYPLVTALVVKVGSETIYVPIADVRALEPNRVELTTARLNVRAFQRRPGEVLLNADVLGHRLIDVHMASLVRAHDIYLSSDTATWAVTGLNVHQTHWWSTRKNIATDPARDWKSFEALIGHEPSVLVRAPFGKLRRLKAAQIADLIETADAKEQSELLTQVHNDPEFEADVFEELDEDSLTHLLKSRSTADVASVLTRMRADDAADAITDLPQARRREVLALLPEPQHTKVLALLGYHTATAGGLMGVEYLALAEHATIQDALDLIRTSTTQQPEALTTIYSTADDGTLRGAISIIRALQTDPHRPLREVADPDPVHAAPQDDIIDVTTRMADFNLLTLPVLDESGHILGIITVDDALEAALPQDWQRREPQTHASLTPGAV; encoded by the coding sequence GTGGTCGACAGCCAAGGAAAACAACTTGCCAAACTCGCTGACGTCATTGTTCGCCTCAGGGGAGATGACTACCCCCTCGTGACCGCGCTCGTGGTCAAAGTGGGTTCCGAAACCATCTACGTCCCGATCGCCGACGTCAGAGCCTTGGAACCCAATCGAGTCGAGCTCACCACAGCCCGCTTGAACGTGCGGGCATTCCAGCGCCGCCCGGGCGAGGTCCTACTCAACGCTGACGTCCTGGGCCACCGCCTCATCGACGTGCACATGGCCTCCCTCGTCCGTGCTCACGACATTTATCTCAGCTCCGACACCGCCACGTGGGCTGTCACAGGATTGAACGTGCACCAAACCCACTGGTGGTCCACCCGGAAGAACATCGCCACCGACCCGGCACGGGACTGGAAATCCTTTGAAGCCCTCATCGGCCACGAACCGTCGGTCCTCGTTCGCGCCCCGTTTGGGAAATTACGCCGTCTCAAAGCAGCCCAAATTGCAGACCTCATCGAAACGGCAGACGCTAAAGAGCAAAGCGAACTCCTCACTCAAGTCCACAACGACCCGGAATTCGAAGCAGACGTCTTTGAAGAACTCGACGAAGACAGCCTCACCCATCTCCTCAAATCCCGAAGTACTGCTGACGTCGCTTCTGTCCTGACCCGGATGCGGGCAGATGACGCGGCCGACGCCATCACTGACCTTCCCCAGGCGCGACGCCGGGAAGTCCTCGCTCTGCTCCCTGAACCCCAACACACCAAAGTTCTGGCCCTGCTGGGCTACCACACCGCAACGGCAGGGGGCCTCATGGGTGTGGAATACCTCGCTCTGGCGGAGCACGCGACCATCCAGGACGCCCTTGATCTCATTCGCACCTCGACAACTCAACAACCGGAAGCCCTCACCACCATTTACAGCACCGCCGACGACGGAACACTCCGTGGTGCGATCAGTATCATCCGCGCCCTCCAAACAGACCCGCACCGTCCCCTTCGCGAAGTCGCTGACCCTGATCCCGTTCACGCCGCACCACAAGATGACATCATCGACGTCACCACCCGCATGGCTGACTTCAACCTCCTCACCCTCCCGGTCCTCGACGAAAGCGGCCACATCCTCGGCATCATCACCGTCGACGACGCCCTCGAAGCCGCCCTGCCCCAGGACTGGCAACGCCGCGAACCCCAAACTCACGCCTCCCTCACCCCGGGCGCCGTGTGA
- a CDS encoding Nramp family divalent metal transporter, with protein sequence MGDIEGAMGTIRLGDDAPRRGVRAKLRTLLAILGPGLIVMVGDNDAGAFGTYTQAGQNYGTTLLWTLLLLVPVLYVNQEMVLRLGVVTGVGHARLILERFGKFWGAFSVIDLFILNALTIVTEFIGISLGLQYLGIPQIPGVIVAAVLVLGAVSTGSFKRFERVSMVLVAGSLLLVPIFFLSGPNLGEMATNFVLPGMPPGSQLSTVMLLIIGIVGTTVAPWQLFFQQSYVIDKRITPRFMNYEKVDLWIGILMVIVGAAAIIGFTSATFTGRPEFGNFTDALGVAEGLGKFVGPGVGVMFAIALIDASIIGAAAVGLSTSYALGDVLGLKHSLHRKPWEAKGFYAVFAALLALAATIVLIPGAPLGLLTVGVQTLAGVLLPSATVFLLLLCNDKDVLGPWVNGKWLNLFTSVVVAVLVMLSIILTASVLFPDITGETILSILGGGSVLGILVGATALVLRRRRPAGDAVLPMEHSQRLRWRMPPLTLLARPELSTGRTIGLGVLRAYLILAMVLVVVRVIQLALGH encoded by the coding sequence GTGGGCGATATTGAAGGGGCCATGGGCACGATTCGACTCGGCGATGATGCGCCGCGGCGGGGCGTGCGGGCAAAACTGCGTACCCTTTTGGCCATTCTGGGTCCTGGACTGATTGTGATGGTCGGCGACAACGACGCTGGCGCGTTTGGGACCTACACGCAAGCTGGCCAAAATTATGGGACCACATTGCTGTGGACGTTGCTGCTGCTGGTACCTGTCCTCTACGTGAACCAGGAAATGGTGTTGCGGTTGGGGGTGGTCACGGGGGTGGGCCATGCCCGGCTCATCTTGGAACGTTTTGGAAAGTTCTGGGGAGCCTTCAGCGTCATTGACCTGTTCATCCTGAACGCGCTCACCATCGTGACCGAATTCATCGGTATCAGTTTGGGCTTGCAGTATCTGGGCATCCCCCAAATTCCCGGCGTAATTGTTGCAGCCGTGCTCGTGCTCGGCGCCGTCAGCACCGGGTCTTTTAAACGGTTCGAACGCGTCAGCATGGTTCTTGTTGCCGGGTCCCTCTTGTTGGTCCCCATTTTCTTTCTGTCGGGTCCGAATCTGGGTGAGATGGCGACCAATTTTGTGCTCCCCGGGATGCCACCCGGGTCCCAACTTTCCACGGTGATGCTGCTCATCATCGGGATCGTCGGCACGACCGTCGCCCCGTGGCAGTTGTTCTTCCAACAGTCCTATGTCATTGACAAGCGCATCACGCCCCGGTTCATGAATTACGAAAAGGTCGACTTGTGGATCGGGATCTTGATGGTCATCGTCGGTGCGGCCGCGATCATCGGCTTCACGTCCGCCACCTTCACGGGCCGGCCCGAATTCGGCAATTTCACTGACGCACTCGGGGTCGCAGAAGGCCTCGGCAAGTTTGTCGGACCTGGCGTGGGAGTGATGTTCGCGATCGCGTTGATCGACGCGTCCATTATTGGTGCGGCCGCAGTAGGTTTGTCTACTTCATACGCGTTGGGCGACGTGTTGGGGTTGAAGCACTCCCTGCACCGCAAACCGTGGGAAGCGAAGGGCTTCTACGCCGTATTCGCTGCCCTCCTCGCCCTGGCAGCCACGATTGTTCTGATTCCCGGTGCGCCGCTGGGACTCTTGACCGTGGGAGTACAGACTCTCGCCGGGGTGCTGCTACCTTCAGCCACGGTCTTCCTCTTATTGCTCTGCAACGACAAAGACGTGCTGGGCCCCTGGGTCAACGGCAAATGGTTGAACCTGTTCACGTCTGTTGTCGTCGCCGTGCTGGTCATGCTTTCCATCATCCTCACAGCCAGCGTTCTCTTCCCAGACATCACGGGAGAGACAATCTTGTCCATCCTCGGCGGGGGCAGCGTCTTGGGAATTCTTGTCGGAGCGACCGCCCTGGTCCTTCGCCGGCGACGCCCGGCCGGTGATGCGGTGCTCCCGATGGAACACAGTCAACGTCTCCGTTGGCGGATGCCACCCCTCACCCTCCTCGCCCGCCCGGAGCTCTCCACCGGTCGGACCATCGGATTGGGCGTGCTGCGCGCCTACCTGATCCTCGCTATGGTCCTCGTCGTGGTCCGCGTCATCCAGCTCGCACTGGGCCACTAG
- a CDS encoding IS3 family transposase (programmed frameshift) → MPKPYPPEFRRDVVAVARKHEAPLNQIAKDFGISESCLANWLKKADVQEGVKPGVTEKESAELRDARKRIRLLEQEAEVMRRAVAYLSRDVNPKMIYPLVRELAVDGVPVTVTCRVLRFSKQAFYQWKRNPISQRDWDDAHLTNAAWDAHRDDPAFGYRFIADELHQAGLSASENRVWRLCSQQRLWSVFAKKRGLTRKAGPPVHDDLVERKFTATRPNQLWLTDITEHRTDEGKLYLCAIKDVYSNKIVGYSIDSRMKASLAVAAARNAIGQRTIDGTILHSDRGSQFRSNAFLRVLKNNGITGSMGRVGACGDNAAMESFFALLQKNVLDRQRWSTREELRLAMVVWIERTYHRKRRQRRLGKLTPIEFETINVALKAA, encoded by the exons ATGCCCAAGCCTTACCCACCCGAGTTCCGCCGCGATGTTGTCGCGGTCGCCCGGAAGCACGAAGCCCCGCTGAATCAGATCGCGAAGGACTTCGGGATCTCGGAGTCCTGCCTGGCGAACTGGCTCAAGAAAGCCGACGTCCAAGAAGGCGTCAAGCCCGGCGTGACCGAGAAGGAATCCGCGGAACTGCGCGATGCCAGGAAGCGCATCCGGCTGCTCGAGCAGGAAGCCGAGGTCATGCGGCGGGCCGTGGCCTATCTGTCCCGGGACGTCAACCCAA AAATGATCTACCCGCTGGTCCGTGAACTGGCCGTCGACGGTGTCCCCGTCACGGTGACCTGCCGGGTGTTGCGCTTCTCCAAACAAGCGTTCTACCAGTGGAAGCGCAACCCTATCTCCCAGCGCGACTGGGACGACGCCCACCTCACCAACGCCGCCTGGGACGCTCACCGGGACGACCCTGCGTTCGGATACCGGTTCATCGCCGACGAGCTCCACCAGGCGGGCCTCAGCGCCAGCGAGAACCGGGTCTGGCGGCTGTGCTCGCAGCAGCGGCTCTGGTCCGTGTTCGCGAAGAAACGCGGCCTCACGCGCAAGGCCGGCCCACCCGTCCACGACGACCTCGTCGAGCGGAAATTCACCGCGACACGCCCGAACCAGCTTTGGCTGACCGACATCACCGAACACCGCACCGACGAGGGCAAGCTCTACCTCTGCGCGATCAAAGACGTCTACTCGAACAAGATCGTCGGCTACTCCATCGACTCCCGAATGAAAGCATCCCTGGCCGTCGCAGCGGCCCGCAACGCGATCGGCCAGCGCACCATCGACGGCACGATCCTGCACTCGGACCGAGGCTCTCAATTCCGCTCCAACGCGTTCCTTCGGGTGCTGAAGAACAACGGCATCACCGGGTCGATGGGTCGCGTCGGCGCCTGCGGCGATAACGCCGCGATGGAGTCGTTCTTCGCCCTGCTGCAGAAGAACGTCCTGGACCGGCAGCGGTGGTCAACCCGGGAAGAACTGCGCCTGGCGATGGTGGTCTGGATCGAGAGGACCTACCACCGCAAGCGCCGACAACGCCGCCTCGGCAAGCTCACCCCGATCGAGTTTGAGACAATAAACGTGGCCCTCAAGGCCGCCTGA
- the istB gene encoding IS21-like element helper ATPase IstB has product MSVTATAAPALPADLEALMRQLKMPYARALAPELIATARAQRWEPVEIIKALFVEEVTGRSRSMLATRRRAAGFPTGKTFDTWDEAASSIPAPTQQALRTLEWIGRKENVVVCGPSGTGKTFFLEALGQQVVEAGMRVAWFRLEDLGALVRAHRADDSVGRVVARILRSDLIVIDDIGLLEVGADAAEGLYRLVDAAYEKRSIAVSSNLHPAGFDELMPKTLATATVDRLLHHAHVCQTSGDSIRLTQALAGKGVTKMS; this is encoded by the coding sequence GTGAGCGTCACCGCGACCGCCGCGCCCGCGCTGCCCGCGGACCTGGAAGCGTTGATGCGGCAGTTAAAGATGCCCTACGCCCGCGCTCTGGCGCCGGAACTGATCGCGACCGCCCGGGCGCAACGCTGGGAACCCGTCGAGATCATCAAGGCCCTCTTCGTTGAGGAAGTCACCGGCCGGTCCCGGTCAATGCTCGCGACCAGGCGCCGGGCCGCGGGGTTCCCAACGGGGAAAACGTTCGACACGTGGGATGAGGCCGCGTCCTCGATCCCGGCCCCGACGCAGCAGGCCCTCCGCACGTTGGAATGGATCGGCCGGAAGGAGAACGTCGTCGTTTGCGGGCCCTCCGGGACTGGGAAGACGTTCTTCCTCGAGGCCCTCGGCCAGCAAGTCGTCGAGGCCGGGATGCGAGTCGCCTGGTTCCGCCTCGAAGACCTCGGTGCTCTCGTCCGCGCGCACCGCGCCGACGACTCCGTCGGCCGGGTCGTGGCCCGGATCCTGCGCTCGGATCTGATCGTGATCGATGACATCGGGCTGCTCGAAGTCGGGGCCGACGCCGCCGAGGGCCTCTATCGACTCGTCGATGCCGCCTACGAGAAACGCTCCATCGCAGTCTCGTCGAACCTGCATCCAGCAGGCTTTGACGAGCTCATGCCCAAGACCCTCGCGACCGCGACCGTTGACCGGCTCCTGCACCACGCCCACGTCTGCCAGACCTCGGGCGACTCGATCCGCCTCACGCAGGCCCTCGCCGGGAAAGGCGTCACGAAGATGAGCTAG
- the istA gene encoding IS21 family transposase, with amino-acid sequence MKFDGEIMEILAAYDLTESLRAAAELTGCSHHTVARHVAARDAGRPLAEPAYRGRVTDPFLPKIEEWVEASQGKIRADRAHAKLIGLGFAGSERSTRRAVAQVRAAFRLGRVRVHRPWITEPGMWLQYDFGDGPVIDGKKTVLFVAWLAWSRFRIVIALRDRTAPSVFAALDRSFRLLGGAPTYVLTDNEKTVTVSHVAGVPVRNPQTVDFARHYGVSVLTCQPADPASKGGVESSVKLAKADIVPKDTNLRPDYASFAEVEAACEAFMAVVNAREHRATRRKPSAMLEEERPRLHRVPDTAHTVALGLTRAVPENTPMVTFENGQYSVPAHLLGARVFVRSHGVGASEQVVIVHVGSDGPVEVARHHRARPGSPKIDDAHFPDHREKIPGDYTITPRSAAETEFLAIGAGAHAWLLEAAAAGTARMNVKMAEAVALAKISGTAPVDEDLGQAATYGRFATGDLASLLSAGSIRPPARTAGETSSLAQGTAGWAAIGQAADDELEQSA; translated from the coding sequence ATGAAGTTTGACGGAGAAATCATGGAAATACTCGCTGCCTACGACCTGACCGAGTCGTTGCGTGCTGCGGCCGAGCTCACCGGGTGCTCGCATCACACCGTCGCCCGGCACGTCGCCGCGCGCGACGCGGGCCGGCCGCTCGCGGAGCCCGCCTACCGGGGCCGGGTCACGGACCCGTTCCTGCCCAAGATCGAGGAATGGGTGGAGGCCTCTCAGGGCAAGATCCGTGCGGACCGGGCCCACGCGAAACTGATCGGCCTGGGCTTTGCGGGGTCGGAGCGGTCGACGCGGCGCGCGGTCGCGCAGGTCCGTGCTGCGTTCCGGCTTGGCCGGGTGCGGGTGCACCGGCCGTGGATCACGGAGCCGGGAATGTGGTTGCAGTATGACTTCGGCGACGGCCCCGTCATCGACGGGAAGAAAACGGTGTTGTTCGTCGCGTGGCTAGCGTGGTCACGGTTCCGTATCGTGATCGCGTTACGGGATCGGACGGCGCCGAGCGTGTTCGCCGCGCTGGACCGCTCGTTCCGGCTCCTCGGCGGCGCCCCGACCTACGTCCTGACCGATAACGAGAAAACGGTGACCGTCTCCCATGTCGCCGGGGTTCCGGTGCGGAATCCACAGACGGTGGACTTCGCCCGCCACTACGGGGTGAGCGTGCTGACGTGCCAGCCGGCGGATCCCGCGTCCAAGGGCGGGGTGGAGTCCTCGGTGAAGCTCGCCAAGGCTGACATCGTGCCCAAAGACACCAACCTCCGGCCCGACTACGCCTCGTTTGCCGAGGTCGAAGCGGCCTGCGAGGCGTTCATGGCCGTGGTGAATGCCCGGGAGCACCGCGCGACCAGGCGGAAGCCGTCCGCGATGCTCGAGGAGGAACGGCCCCGGTTGCACCGGGTCCCTGACACCGCGCACACCGTCGCGCTGGGCTTGACGCGGGCCGTTCCGGAGAACACGCCGATGGTCACGTTCGAGAACGGCCAGTACTCGGTGCCGGCGCACTTGCTCGGCGCCCGTGTGTTCGTCCGCAGCCACGGCGTCGGAGCCTCTGAGCAGGTCGTCATCGTCCACGTCGGCAGTGACGGTCCCGTTGAAGTCGCCCGGCACCACCGGGCCCGGCCCGGCAGTCCGAAAATTGACGACGCGCACTTCCCCGATCACCGGGAGAAGATCCCGGGAGATTACACGATCACCCCGCGCAGCGCGGCCGAGACGGAGTTCCTGGCCATCGGGGCTGGCGCGCACGCGTGGTTACTGGAAGCGGCCGCGGCCGGGACCGCGCGGATGAACGTGAAGATGGCTGAGGCCGTCGCGCTGGCCAAGATCAGCGGCACCGCCCCGGTCGACGAGGACCTCGGCCAGGCCGCGACCTATGGTCGGTTCGCGACCGGTGACCTCGCCTCCCTCCTCAGCGCAGGCTCGATCCGCCCGCCGGCACGCACGGCGGGCGAGACCAGCTCGCTCGCGCAGGGCACCGCCGGGTGGGCCGCTATCGGACAAGCCGCCGATGACGAGTTGGAGCAGAGCGCGTGA
- a CDS encoding LCP family protein, whose protein sequence is MSVLLVSGGTIAAVATWDVASSVKPGVHLAHLADTPGSTAAPAADVAAISGGVDLLLTGTDTRSGQGGAFATGAGLAGSSGAGNNDVTLLLHISKNHQNVSVISFPRDLMIPVPACPQSDGSTASASSRVMLNATLARGGLSCVVLTIEKLTGVQIPFAAQISFDGVSAMSNAIGGVTVCVASPIDDLYTNPPLHLAAGQQSIVGDMALSFLRSRHGVGDGSDLGRISNQQVFMAALARKVETGGVLGNPVMLYSLAKAATDNMVLSDTLTNPTTQVQIALALKDTGLANMVFLQYPAVADPQDVNRVIPQKEGAAVVNAALAADQPIQLSGAPGRAAVLDKSAPAAPNPTPTSLSTPVPGKTVPATTPTPVQAATPGPGGAVLPTTVTGQTAAQQTCSKGN, encoded by the coding sequence GTGAGCGTTCTCCTGGTCAGTGGGGGGACTATTGCAGCTGTTGCCACGTGGGATGTTGCCAGCAGCGTGAAACCGGGCGTGCATCTCGCCCACCTTGCGGACACACCCGGGAGCACTGCTGCGCCTGCGGCAGACGTCGCAGCCATTTCCGGCGGGGTCGATCTACTCCTGACGGGAACGGATACCCGGTCCGGGCAGGGTGGGGCTTTTGCGACGGGCGCAGGTTTGGCGGGAAGTTCCGGTGCGGGCAATAACGATGTCACCCTGTTATTACACATTTCGAAAAACCATCAGAACGTGAGTGTGATCAGTTTCCCTAGGGATCTCATGATCCCTGTTCCCGCGTGTCCGCAATCTGATGGGTCGACGGCGTCGGCGTCCAGTCGGGTGATGTTGAACGCGACGCTCGCCCGCGGAGGGCTTTCCTGCGTGGTGCTCACGATCGAAAAACTTACCGGCGTTCAGATTCCCTTCGCCGCCCAGATCAGTTTCGACGGGGTCTCAGCGATGTCCAACGCCATCGGCGGCGTCACCGTGTGTGTGGCCTCCCCGATCGATGACCTCTACACGAATCCGCCCTTGCATTTGGCGGCCGGACAGCAGAGCATCGTCGGTGACATGGCCTTGTCGTTCCTGCGGAGCAGACACGGTGTCGGTGACGGCAGCGACCTGGGCCGCATCAGCAACCAGCAAGTGTTCATGGCTGCGTTGGCCCGGAAAGTCGAAACGGGCGGCGTCCTCGGTAACCCTGTCATGCTGTACTCCCTGGCCAAGGCGGCGACAGACAACATGGTCCTCTCTGACACCTTGACCAATCCCACGACTCAGGTCCAAATTGCGCTCGCGCTCAAAGATACCGGCTTGGCGAACATGGTCTTCCTTCAGTACCCCGCTGTGGCCGACCCTCAGGACGTGAACCGTGTCATCCCGCAGAAGGAGGGTGCTGCTGTCGTGAACGCAGCTCTCGCCGCTGACCAGCCCATTCAGCTCAGCGGTGCCCCCGGTCGGGCAGCCGTTCTGGACAAATCTGCGCCCGCGGCCCCGAATCCCACGCCCACTTCCCTCTCGACTCCTGTGCCGGGCAAGACTGTACCGGCCACCACACCCACCCCTGTGCAGGCGGCCACGCCCGGCCCCGGGGGCGCCGTCCTCCCGACGACCGTGACGGGACAAACAGCAGCTCAACAAACCTGCAGCAAAGGAAACTAG
- a CDS encoding glutamate decarboxylase — protein MDPMQANSEFKPEFLEINPLFARPGEDSVVPRYVLGADPMEPDTAYQIIHDEIMLDGNARLNLATFVGTWMDDHAGRLYTEAFDKNVVDKDEYPQTAAIEEYCWRMIAGLWHAPEPMDTIGTSTIGSSEACMLGGLALKRRWQQARRAAGKPTGQPNLVMSSAVQVCWEKFCNYWDVEARFVPISEEHPSLDGHNLESYVDENTIGVVAIMGVTYTGVYEPVAAIAAALDEVQERTGLDIPIHVDAASGGMIAPFLQPELAWDFRLERVHSINTSAHKYGLVYPGLGWIVWRSKDLLPEDLVFHVSYLGGSMPTFALNFSRPGAQVLLQYYLFLRLGFEGYRAVQQVSQDVARFLARGIEKIGAFTLWNDGSDIPVFAWRLTPGHTRNWNLFHLSDRLRSHGWLVPAYRMPDDLSEMTVQRIVVRNGLSMDLAARLLTVIEQETAYLDRLEGPMPVEGQQPGFTH, from the coding sequence ATGGACCCCATGCAGGCCAACTCAGAGTTCAAGCCGGAGTTCTTAGAGATCAACCCGCTCTTCGCCCGCCCGGGGGAGGACAGCGTTGTCCCACGCTATGTCCTCGGCGCGGACCCGATGGAGCCGGACACCGCGTACCAGATCATCCACGACGAGATCATGCTCGATGGCAATGCCCGGCTGAACCTCGCGACCTTCGTGGGCACCTGGATGGATGATCACGCCGGCCGGCTCTACACGGAGGCCTTTGACAAGAACGTCGTCGACAAGGACGAATACCCCCAGACCGCGGCGATCGAGGAGTATTGCTGGCGGATGATCGCGGGCCTCTGGCATGCGCCGGAGCCGATGGACACGATCGGCACGTCGACGATCGGGTCCTCGGAGGCGTGCATGCTCGGTGGACTGGCCCTGAAACGACGCTGGCAGCAGGCCAGGCGGGCGGCCGGGAAGCCGACCGGGCAGCCGAACCTCGTGATGAGTTCCGCGGTGCAGGTGTGCTGGGAGAAGTTCTGCAACTACTGGGACGTCGAGGCGCGCTTCGTGCCCATCAGCGAGGAGCATCCGAGCCTCGACGGGCACAACCTCGAAAGCTATGTCGATGAGAACACGATCGGCGTCGTCGCGATCATGGGCGTGACTTACACCGGGGTCTACGAGCCGGTCGCGGCGATCGCCGCAGCCCTCGACGAGGTCCAGGAACGCACCGGACTGGACATTCCGATCCATGTCGACGCGGCATCCGGGGGCATGATCGCGCCCTTCCTGCAGCCGGAACTGGCCTGGGACTTCCGGTTGGAACGGGTGCATTCGATCAACACGTCCGCGCACAAGTACGGCCTCGTATACCCCGGCCTGGGCTGGATCGTCTGGCGTTCGAAGGACCTGCTGCCGGAGGACCTGGTCTTCCACGTCAGCTACCTCGGCGGGAGCATGCCCACGTTCGCCCTCAATTTCTCCCGTCCCGGCGCGCAGGTGCTCCTGCAGTATTACCTCTTCCTCCGGCTCGGGTTCGAGGGATACCGTGCCGTGCAGCAGGTGTCCCAGGACGTGGCACGATTCCTTGCGCGCGGCATCGAGAAGATCGGCGCCTTCACCCTGTGGAATGACGGTTCCGATATCCCGGTGTTCGCGTGGCGGCTCACCCCCGGCCACACCCGGAATTGGAACCTGTTCCACCTCTCGGACCGGCTGCGTTCCCATGGTTGGCTCGTTCCCGCCTACCGGATGCCCGACGACCTGTCCGAGATGACGGTGCAACGCATCGTTGTGCGCAACGGGCTCAGCATGGACCTGGCCGCACGCCTGCTCACGGTCATCGAGCAGGAGACGGCCTACCTCGACAGGCTCGAGGGGCCGATGCCGGTCGAAGGGCAGCAACCCGGCTTCACGCACTGA